One stretch of Rosistilla oblonga DNA includes these proteins:
- a CDS encoding HD-GYP domain-containing protein, whose protein sequence is MGTLAESGHQLNVGELLQEDILSSSGDVLYRAGELITADIAATIQRHGLRRVLQDSEQAFDSSATSGIHRQQRLTMANEPYSQERAAVLRRLIDESTFKIREMTATLHGRGRVDWQDLAEIPSRFAKQSEQDIDQTLSSTLHQSEYHELSSHCLTLSTLGMMIAQEIPGCDVDEILDVGIAGSLHEMGLGELELGPEARSRRSELSASDFATYSRHPIVAYQLCGSISGLSDRARMGIQHVHEQLDGTGFPHGVGGSQVNRIARILNVADAYLTLQNSLDGRPAVKPYDALVCLLHQVRAGRCDAEAVRGLLNLVSLFPVGSFVRLDDARIARVIRSNSPYYTKPTVVTLDTDELINLRESDLQIVAIEANPSSQEIRLQQDELQRPIWIPSVHQPQGTSAV, encoded by the coding sequence ATGGGGACACTGGCAGAAAGCGGCCATCAACTGAACGTCGGGGAACTGCTTCAAGAAGACATTCTCTCCAGCAGCGGCGATGTGCTGTATCGTGCAGGAGAACTGATCACCGCCGATATCGCGGCGACGATCCAACGCCACGGACTGCGCCGCGTGCTGCAAGATTCCGAACAGGCCTTCGACTCGTCGGCGACCTCCGGCATCCACCGGCAACAGCGGCTGACGATGGCCAACGAACCCTATTCGCAGGAGCGGGCCGCGGTCCTGCGTCGCTTGATCGACGAATCGACGTTCAAGATCCGCGAAATGACAGCGACGCTACACGGCCGCGGCCGCGTCGATTGGCAAGACCTCGCCGAAATCCCCTCGCGGTTTGCCAAGCAGAGCGAACAGGATATCGACCAGACGCTTTCGTCGACGCTGCATCAATCCGAATACCACGAACTCAGCTCGCACTGCCTGACCCTAAGCACTCTGGGAATGATGATCGCCCAAGAGATCCCGGGCTGCGATGTGGACGAGATCCTGGATGTCGGCATCGCCGGGTCGCTGCACGAAATGGGGCTCGGAGAACTGGAACTGGGGCCCGAAGCGCGGAGCCGCCGCAGCGAACTGTCGGCGTCGGACTTCGCGACCTACTCCCGACACCCGATCGTCGCCTACCAGTTGTGCGGATCGATCTCCGGCCTCAGCGACCGCGCCCGCATGGGCATCCAACACGTCCACGAACAGCTCGATGGAACGGGATTTCCGCACGGCGTCGGCGGATCGCAAGTGAACCGGATCGCCAGGATCCTAAATGTTGCCGATGCCTACCTCACGCTGCAAAACTCGCTCGACGGCCGGCCCGCGGTTAAACCGTACGACGCACTGGTCTGCCTGCTGCACCAGGTTCGCGCCGGACGCTGCGACGCCGAAGCGGTCCGCGGCCTACTGAACCTAGTCTCGCTGTTCCCAGTAGGCAGCTTCGTTCGACTCGACGACGCGAGGATCGCTCGCGTGATCCGCAGCAATTCTCCCTACTACACCAAGCCGACGGTCGTCACGCTCGACACCGACGAACTGATCAATCTTCGCGAGTCGGACCTGCAGATCGTGGCGATCGAAGCCAATCCGTCGTCGCAAGAGATCCGGCTGCAACAAGACGAACTGCAGCGGCCGATCTGGATCCCAAGCGTTCATCAACCGCAAGGAACAAGCGCCGTCTGA
- the fusA gene encoding elongation factor G — protein sequence MNLEKVRNIGISAHIDSGKTTLSERILFYAGRIHKIEDVRGGGDGATMDHMDLEKERGITITSAATSLKWNHLGEEYNVNLIDTPGHVDFTVEVERSLRVLDGAVLVLCSVGGVQSQSITVDRQMKRYKIPRLAFINKMDRTGADPFRGLRELKEKLQADAFLMQLPIGREDNFKGVVDLIERKAYYFDGDNGETLRIEEPPAEMADEIEETRLAMLEALSMYSDDMMEKMLSEEEISVELIYEVARKAVHAGATPVYMGSAYKNKGVQPLLDAVARYLTSPLDREIHGIDPKDETKQIPLTPDPNEPFVGMAFKIVDDEYGQLTYMRIYQGTCEKGGSYINQRTGKKERFSRLVRMHSNKREEIDSASAGDIIAVMGIDCASGDAYAPERNFCTLESMFVPEPVIKISVTPTSRAEADKMGKALQRFRKEDPTFRVETDEESGEVLISGMGELHLDVYVERMRREYGVSVEVGAPKVSYREAPTKHVDFDHKFKKQTGGSGQFAHIKGSIEPIESDSEDSFEFEDKVVQGRIPKQYIPAVEKGFRDSLIKGPVAEFPVVGTRVTLTDGAYHDVDSSEKSFHTCARECFREYFKKASPVLLEPIMQVELECPESFQGAVVGDVTGRRGMITNTDIREGVSYISAEVPLAETFGYATDLRSMTQGQGTFTMELCKYAKVPGNIQEDIVNEKKNAQLVGSK from the coding sequence ATGAATTTGGAAAAAGTACGTAATATCGGTATCAGTGCCCACATCGATTCGGGCAAAACAACCCTCAGCGAACGCATCCTGTTCTACGCTGGTCGAATCCACAAGATCGAAGACGTTCGTGGCGGCGGTGACGGCGCAACGATGGATCACATGGACCTGGAAAAAGAGCGTGGTATCACGATCACCAGTGCTGCGACCTCGCTGAAGTGGAATCACTTGGGCGAAGAGTACAACGTCAACTTGATCGACACCCCCGGCCACGTCGACTTCACCGTCGAAGTGGAGCGCTCGCTGCGCGTTCTCGATGGTGCGGTTCTGGTTCTCTGCAGCGTCGGTGGCGTTCAAAGCCAATCGATCACTGTCGATCGCCAGATGAAGCGTTATAAGATTCCTCGCTTGGCGTTCATCAACAAGATGGACCGCACCGGTGCCGATCCGTTCCGCGGTTTGCGTGAACTGAAGGAAAAGCTGCAAGCGGACGCCTTCCTGATGCAGTTGCCGATCGGTCGCGAAGACAACTTCAAGGGCGTCGTCGATCTGATCGAACGCAAAGCCTATTACTTCGATGGCGACAACGGTGAAACTCTGCGTATCGAAGAGCCACCAGCGGAGATGGCCGACGAAATCGAAGAGACTCGCCTGGCGATGCTCGAAGCGCTGTCGATGTACAGCGACGACATGATGGAGAAGATGCTCAGCGAAGAAGAGATCAGCGTCGAACTGATCTACGAAGTCGCTCGCAAGGCAGTCCACGCCGGTGCAACTCCCGTCTACATGGGCAGTGCCTACAAGAACAAGGGCGTGCAACCGTTGTTGGACGCTGTGGCTCGTTACTTGACCAGCCCACTGGATCGCGAAATCCACGGTATCGATCCTAAGGACGAGACCAAGCAGATTCCGCTGACACCCGATCCCAACGAACCGTTTGTCGGCATGGCGTTTAAGATCGTCGACGATGAATACGGCCAACTGACCTACATGCGTATCTACCAAGGTACGTGCGAGAAGGGCGGATCGTATATCAACCAACGTACCGGCAAGAAGGAACGCTTCAGCCGCTTGGTGCGGATGCACAGTAACAAGCGTGAAGAAATCGATTCGGCTAGCGCCGGCGACATCATCGCAGTCATGGGCATCGACTGTGCCAGCGGTGACGCTTACGCCCCTGAGCGAAACTTCTGCACGCTCGAATCGATGTTCGTTCCCGAACCTGTCATCAAGATTTCGGTCACGCCGACAAGTCGTGCCGAAGCGGACAAGATGGGCAAGGCGCTGCAACGCTTCCGCAAGGAAGACCCGACCTTCCGCGTCGAGACCGACGAGGAGAGCGGTGAGGTTCTGATCAGCGGCATGGGTGAATTGCACCTTGACGTTTACGTCGAACGGATGCGTCGTGAATACGGCGTCAGCGTCGAAGTGGGTGCACCGAAGGTTAGCTACCGCGAAGCCCCAACCAAGCACGTCGACTTCGACCACAAGTTCAAGAAACAGACTGGTGGTTCGGGTCAGTTCGCGCATATCAAGGGTTCGATCGAACCGATCGAAAGCGATAGCGAAGACAGCTTCGAATTCGAAGACAAGGTCGTTCAGGGACGTATTCCTAAGCAATACATCCCAGCCGTCGAAAAGGGCTTCCGCGATTCGTTGATCAAAGGGCCTGTTGCTGAATTCCCCGTTGTGGGAACCCGCGTGACCTTGACCGACGGTGCGTACCACGACGTCGACTCGTCGGAAAAATCGTTCCACACATGTGCTCGCGAATGCTTCCGCGAATACTTCAAGAAGGCATCGCCTGTCTTGTTGGAACCGATCATGCAAGTCGAACTCGAATGCCCCGAATCGTTCCAAGGTGCGGTTGTGGGCGACGTGACCGGCCGTCGTGGAATGATCACCAACACCGACATCCGCGAAGGCGTCAGCTACATCAGCGCTGAAGTGCCTCTTGCAGAAACCTTCGGTTACGCGACCGACCTGCGTAGTATGACGCAGGGTCAGGGAACGTTCACGATGGAACTTTGCAAGTACGCGAAGGTCCCAGGCAATATCCAAGAAGATATCGTCAACGAGAAGAAGAACGCTCAACTGGTTGGCTCGAAGTAA
- a CDS encoding TatD family hydrolase, giving the protein MDYIDPHIHMVSRITDDYATLARMGCVAVSEPAFWAGFDRGSVDGFRDYFCQLTEVEPRRAAQYGIQHFTWLCINAKEAENVELSREVIAMIPEFLDRPGVLGIGEIGLNKNTPNEATIFIEHMELAIAHEQSILIHTPHLEDKYQGTRMILDMLCGDSRVNRDRVLVDHVEEHTVAEVLDRGFWAGMTLYPISKCTPDRAVDMIEMYGAERLLVNSAGDWGPSKPTAVPDLIFECRQRGIPEATIRKVVYENPVAFFSQSKNFNFQPRDGQQAPS; this is encoded by the coding sequence ATGGATTACATCGATCCACACATTCACATGGTGTCGCGAATCACCGACGACTACGCCACGCTTGCCCGAATGGGCTGCGTCGCGGTCAGCGAACCGGCGTTCTGGGCCGGCTTTGATCGCGGTTCGGTCGACGGATTCCGCGACTACTTCTGCCAACTTACCGAAGTCGAACCACGGCGGGCGGCTCAATATGGCATCCAGCATTTCACCTGGCTGTGCATCAACGCCAAAGAAGCCGAAAACGTCGAACTGTCGCGCGAGGTGATCGCGATGATCCCCGAGTTCCTCGACCGCCCCGGCGTGCTGGGAATCGGCGAGATTGGGCTGAACAAAAACACGCCCAACGAAGCGACAATTTTCATCGAGCACATGGAACTGGCGATCGCTCACGAGCAATCGATCCTGATCCACACGCCTCACTTGGAAGACAAGTACCAAGGGACGCGGATGATCTTGGATATGTTGTGCGGCGATTCGCGAGTCAATCGCGACCGCGTGCTGGTCGACCACGTCGAAGAGCATACCGTCGCCGAGGTCCTGGATCGCGGATTCTGGGCCGGAATGACCCTCTACCCAATCTCCAAGTGCACGCCCGATCGCGCCGTCGACATGATCGAGATGTACGGGGCAGAGCGTTTGTTAGTCAACTCCGCCGGCGACTGGGGACCCAGCAAACCGACGGCGGTCCCCGACCTGATCTTTGAGTGCCGCCAACGCGGGATTCCCGAAGCGACGATCCGCAAGGTCGTTTACGAAAACCCTGTCGCTTTCTTTTCGCAGAGCAAGAACTTCAACTTCCAACCGCGCGACGGGCAACAGGCACCCAGCTAA
- the pdxA gene encoding 4-hydroxythreonine-4-phosphate dehydrogenase PdxA, which translates to MKPRLAITTGDPAGVGPELALKILGDREITDRCVPILFGDLAILQSVGQRLALPLPQQIVPRTAGLAAIAKIDQPAIFDFASPLDGFRPGIVDRATGAASFAYVVDAIDAALAGQVDAIVTGPIQKEAWHAAGIEFPGHTELLAQRSQADRCCMMLTSHDVSCALVTVHVGLCEVPELLSTEKILQTIRLAHAAISRQRGRPARVAVCGLNPHAGEGGMFGQREEERWIVPAIEAARSEGLSVTGPLPADTAFVPAMRRQSDVYVCMYHDQGLIPLKTLAFDEAVNVTLGLPIVRTSVDHGTALDIAWQGIASDTSMKQAIRMAIDLAKNEAPEEPAKANT; encoded by the coding sequence ATGAAGCCACGGCTGGCGATCACAACCGGCGACCCCGCGGGGGTTGGCCCCGAACTGGCATTAAAGATTCTCGGCGATCGCGAGATCACTGATCGCTGCGTCCCGATCCTGTTTGGCGACCTGGCGATCTTACAATCGGTCGGCCAGCGGTTGGCGCTGCCGCTGCCACAACAAATCGTTCCGCGGACCGCGGGACTGGCGGCGATCGCCAAGATCGACCAACCGGCGATCTTCGATTTCGCATCTCCGCTGGACGGCTTCCGCCCGGGGATTGTCGATCGAGCGACCGGAGCGGCTTCGTTTGCCTATGTCGTCGATGCGATCGATGCCGCGTTGGCAGGGCAGGTCGATGCAATCGTTACCGGGCCGATTCAGAAAGAAGCCTGGCACGCGGCGGGGATCGAATTCCCCGGGCACACCGAACTGCTGGCTCAGCGATCGCAGGCCGATCGATGCTGCATGATGCTGACCAGTCACGACGTCTCGTGCGCCCTGGTCACGGTGCATGTCGGACTGTGCGAGGTGCCGGAACTGCTGTCGACCGAAAAGATCTTGCAGACGATCCGGCTAGCCCACGCGGCGATCTCCCGACAACGCGGACGTCCCGCTCGCGTCGCCGTCTGCGGACTCAATCCGCACGCTGGCGAAGGGGGCATGTTCGGGCAACGGGAAGAGGAGCGATGGATCGTTCCAGCGATCGAAGCCGCCCGCAGCGAAGGGCTCTCCGTGACCGGCCCCTTGCCCGCCGACACCGCGTTTGTTCCGGCGATGCGACGGCAGTCCGACGTCTACGTTTGCATGTATCACGACCAGGGCCTGATCCCGCTGAAGACGCTGGCGTTTGACGAAGCTGTCAACGTGACGCTGGGACTGCCGATCGTTCGCACCAGCGTCGATCACGGCACCGCTCTGGACATTGCTTGGCAGGGGATCGCCAGCGACACGAGCATGAAGCAAGCTATCCGCATGGCAATCGATCTGGCGAAAAACGAAGCACCAGAAGAGCCAGCCAAGGCGAACACTTAG
- a CDS encoding WecB/TagA/CpsF family glycosyltransferase: MSNAFQTNAAAQVFLDRKPVHADRALSKLEAQIVQLEARVEEALAEPDSNGDRSPAKPEAVEIWGVPFSRLTLGQTLQHVDRLVAAGQPGYFITANLNYNMLTSQHPELRQVNDDAAFIVCDGMPMVWRSRWTDSPLPERVAGSELIYALTKWSAHKGHRIYFLGGAPGVAQAAADKLSARYPGLIVAGVHSPPFRPLDDQEHADLIDQIRSSKPDIVYVAMGQPKGELWIAENYRAIGAPVCVQIGASFDFVAGGVARAPRWIQRAGLEWCYRMAQEPQRLAGRYWQNGKFLLRALWQETPLAGR; encoded by the coding sequence ATGTCCAACGCTTTCCAAACGAATGCCGCGGCCCAGGTGTTTCTGGACCGCAAACCGGTTCATGCCGATCGCGCGCTCTCCAAGCTGGAAGCTCAAATCGTCCAGTTGGAGGCGCGTGTCGAAGAGGCGCTGGCGGAACCCGATTCGAACGGTGACCGGTCGCCAGCAAAGCCCGAGGCTGTCGAGATCTGGGGTGTCCCCTTTTCGCGGCTCACTCTCGGCCAGACTCTGCAGCATGTCGACCGCTTGGTCGCCGCGGGCCAACCCGGCTACTTCATCACGGCGAACCTGAACTACAACATGCTCACGTCGCAGCATCCAGAGTTGCGGCAGGTGAACGACGATGCTGCGTTTATCGTTTGCGATGGGATGCCGATGGTCTGGCGCTCGCGTTGGACCGACAGCCCGTTGCCCGAACGCGTTGCCGGTTCAGAGCTGATCTATGCGCTCACCAAATGGTCCGCGCATAAAGGGCATCGGATCTATTTCCTTGGCGGTGCACCGGGCGTGGCTCAAGCCGCTGCCGATAAGTTGTCGGCCAGATATCCCGGCCTGATCGTTGCCGGCGTTCACTCTCCCCCGTTCCGGCCGCTCGACGATCAAGAGCATGCCGATCTGATCGATCAGATTCGCAGCAGTAAACCGGACATCGTCTACGTTGCGATGGGGCAACCCAAGGGTGAGCTCTGGATCGCGGAGAACTATCGAGCGATCGGGGCTCCCGTCTGTGTGCAGATCGGTGCTTCGTTCGACTTCGTCGCCGGCGGCGTCGCGCGAGCTCCGCGATGGATCCAGCGAGCTGGTCTCGAGTGGTGCTACCGGATGGCGCAAGAGCCGCAGCGTCTGGCGGGGCGGTACTGGCAGAACGGAAAGTTTTTGCTGCGAGCGTTGTGGCAAGAGACGCCATTGGCCGGCCGCTAA